AAGCGGCTGGCCGCCATCGAGAACTTCGGCAGCATGGACATCCTCTGCTGCGACAAGACGGGCACGCTGACGGTGGGCGAGATCTCCGTCGCGCGCCACGTTAACGCGCGCGGCGAGGAGGACGAGGCGGTGATCCGCCTGGCCGCCCTCAACAGCGCCTTCCAGACAGGCCTCAAGAGCCCGATGGACGAGGCCGTCCTCCGTCACGAGCATCCCGACGTCGCCCGCTACCACTCGCGCGACGAAATCCCGTTCGATTTTCAGCGGCGCCGGATGTCCGTGGTCGTCGAGGACGGCGGCGAGCGCCTCCTGATCACCAAGGGCGCGCCCGAGAGCGTGCTGCCGGCCTGCGGCGCGCTCGAGCTCGCCGGAGCGTCCGCTCCGCTCGACGCGGCGGCGCGTGCCGGGATCGAGGCGCTGTTCCGGAGCCTCTCTGCCGACGGCTACCGTGTCCTCGCGGTCGCGTACCGGCCCGTGCCGGACCAGACCGCCTACGGCATCGCCGACGAGCGGGAGCTCCGGTTCGTTGGGTTCGCCGCTTTCCTGGACCCGCCCCGGGAGGGCGTCGCGGAAATGCTCACCGCGCTCAAGGCCGATGGTGTCACGGTCAAGATCATCACGGGGGACAACGAGCTCGTGACCCAGCATATCTGCCGGCAGGTCGGCCTCGACGCCGACGAGATCGTGCTGGGAGACGCGGTCGAGCGCATGTCCGACCCGGCGCTGGCGGCCGTGGCCGAGCGGACGCAGGTCTTTGCCCGCGTGTCGCCGATGCAGAAGAACCGCATCATTCTGGCGCTGCGCTCGCGCGGCCACGTCATCGGCTGCATCGGCGACGGCATCAACGACGCGCCGGCGCTCCGCAGCGCGGACGTCGGCATCTCGGTGGATACGGCCGTCGACGTGGCCCGCGACGCGGCCGACATCATCCTGCTCGAGAAGCGGCTGGATGTGCTCCATGACGGGGTGGTCGAGGGGCGGCGGAGCTTCGGGAACATCATGAAGTACGTGCTGATGGGCACCAGCTCCAACTTCGGCAACATGCTGAGCATGGCTGTGGCGTCGCTCTTCCTGCCCTTCCTGCCCATGCTGCCGCTGCAGATCCTGCTCAACAACTTCCTCTACGATCTCTCCCAGGTGCCGATCCCGTCGGACCGCGTGGACGCCACCTACACGCTCAAGCCCAAGCGCTGGAACGTCGCCTTCATCCGGCGCTACATGCTGGTGATCGGGCCGCTCTCCTCCGTCTACGACTTCCTCACCTTCGCCGTCATGCTCGGCGTCTTCCACGCCGACGAGCGCCTGTTCCGCACCGGCTGGTTCGTCGAATCGCTGGCGACCCAGACCCTGGTCATCTTCGTCATCCGCACCGCCGGGCGCCCGTGGCAGAGCCGGCCGGGCGCCGGCCTGGCCTGCGGCGTGTGCGCCTGCGTGGCGACGGGCGCCATCATCCCGTTTACGCCGCTGGCGCCGTGGCTCGGCTTCACGCCGCTGCCGCCGCTCTTCTTCGCCATCCTCGTGCTGATGGTGGTGACCTACCTGGGGCTCGTCGAGGTCGTCAAGCGCTGGTTCTATCGCCGCTACCCGGCCTAGGCGGAGAGTGCGTCGCCTCGAACAAAGAGCGGCCCGGAGATCGGGCCGAACAACATCCCGGCTTCGCTCACCGCCTTTGGCGCGCCGCCGCGGCGGGTCACCGTCACCGTGGTGCGTCCGTCTCCGGGTCAGCGCCTCTTTAAGAACGGGCTGCTGACGGTCAGCCTGCCCAAAACGCCGGCCGCCAAGGGCACGATGATCCCGATCAAGACGGAATAACGTCTGGGGCGTTGCCGCTTTCTCGAAGAGGTCGCGCTCGCCGATCAAGCGTTCAGCCTGTCGGGGCGCCGCCGCCCCAGCCGGGTGAGCGCGACCCCACCGCGCGCCGCGGCCGCCCGCCGCAACTCGATGATTCTGTGGGCGTGTAGCGCCGTTGAACCGTGGCACCCGCCTTGCTATCTGGGTATGATGGCCGCGCTCGACCCGGCTACGCAACGCACAGGAGGCTTTCGATGACGGCAGGCAAGGGACAGCTGGACGCGGACAGGAGCAGCGAGTTTCGTGGGCTGCTGCGCGAGGCGCGCCAGCAGTTGCTTCGCACCGTGGTGGTGACGGACGGCGAGCTCGCTTCGCTGTCGGCGCACGAGCCCGGCGCGCTCGTCGAGGATTCGGCGCGGGGCGTTATGGCGGACCTGCTGGCGCGCCTCGAAGGTCGAGAGCGCCACGAGCTCGACGAGATCCAGGCCGCGCAGGCGCGGCTCGAGACGGGCAGCTTCGGCGTGTGCGAGGACTGCGGCGGCGCCATCCCGCTGCCGCGGCTGCGGGCGGTGCCCTGGGCGCGTCACTGTCTCGGCTGCCAGGCCAGGGACGAGCGGCGATGATTGCGTGGGCGCGCGACGTGAGGGCGGCGTCCGTGGCCGCGGCGATCGCCCTGGCGGCGACCGTGGCGTTCGGGCAAGATGGTACCGCGCTCGCCTCGCAGGGCAAGCGCCTGTTCACCGAGCAGGGCTGCTATGGCTGCCACACGATCGGAAAGGCCGGCACACCCATCGCGAACGACCTTTCGCAGGTGGGCTCGAAGTACCCGGAGAGCTACCTGCGCCAATGGCTGCGCGAGCCCAAGCAGCAGAAGCCGCGGGCGCACATGCCGAAGATCGACATGGCCGACGCGGATGCCGGGGCAATCGCCGCCTACCTGGCTTCCCTCAAGTGACGCCATGACCACTTTCCGCCGCATCCTGCATCCAACGGACTTCTCGCGAGCCTCGGCACCGGCCCTTCGGCGCGCCGTGGCTCTGGCGAGAGCGTGCCGCGCGCCGCTCGTGCTGCTCCACGTCATGACGCCGCCGTTCCCTTTCATAGGTGAGGGAGCGCCGCCGAGCGGCTACGCCGACCTGCTCATCCTGGCTCGCCGCTCCGCCAGGCGGCGGCTCGCCGCCGCCCTCGCCCGCGTCAGGCGCGAGCGCGTGCGCGGCCAGGCGATCTTCGCGGAGGGGCTCCCGGCGGACGAGATCCTGCGCGCGGCGCGGCGCGCGCGCGCCGACCTCATCGTGATGGGCACGCACGGGCGAACCGGCGTGTCGCGCGTCTTCATGGGCAGCGTCGCCGAGCGCGTCGTGCGCGAGTCGCGTTGTCCGGTGCTGACGGTGCGGGCCCATGGCCGCTGACCCGGCCGCCGACGGTCTCGCGCGGATCCTCGTGCCGACGGATTTCTCCGCGGGCTCCGAGCGCGCATGGGCCGAGGCGGGTCGGCTGGCCGCGCGGCTCGGCGCCGAGCTGGTGCTGGTTCACGTGCTGGTCGAGGCTCCGCTCTACTCGGAGGGGCGCTTCACCATGAAGCAGGCGCGCGGCGTCTTCGATGCGGCGCGCGCGTGGGCCGTGAAGACACTCGGGGAGTGGACCGCGACCGCCGCGGCCGCGGGCCTCTCCGCGCGCTGGGTCCTGCGGACCGGCGTGCCGTACAAGGAGATCGTTGGGGCGGCGGCCCGCGAGCGCGCCGATCTCATCGTGATCGGGACGCACGGGCGGGGCGGCCTCGATCGCGCGCTGCTCGGCAGCGTCGCCGACCGCGTGATCCGCCTCGCGCCGTGTCCGGTCGTGACCGTGCGGGACACGGAGTAGGGCATGGCGGACCGATCGACGGAGCGTTGCGGGGCGGTGCGCGACTGGATGACGAAGCAGCCCGCCACGGTGGCGCCGGACTCCTCGATCGGCGCGGCGCTCGCGCGCATGCGCCGCGCCGAGGTGCGTCACCTGCTCGTGGTGGAGGCCGACCGGCTGGTGGGCATTGTCTCGGACCGGGACTGGCGTCGGACTGAAGCCGGCGAGACGCCGGGCGGTTGGGAGGGCCAGCCCGTGACGCGCATCATGACCGAGGACCCGGTGACGGTGGCGCCGGAGACGCCGGTCACGGTCGCCGCGCGCGTGCTGCTGGAACGGAAGATCGGCTGCCTGCCGGTGCGCGACGGCGAGACCATCGTCGGCATTTTCACCATCTCGGACGCGCTCGAGGCGCTCCTCTCGGCGCTCGAGTAGGAACGGAGACGACATGGGCATCCGGAAGAGCTACGGCAAGAACAAGAAGAACGATCGCCCCATCTCTGCCATCGCGGTGAAGCGGGAAGAGATCCTCCGCCGCGCGCGACGGCGACCTCGCAAGCCGTGAGCATCGGGTCATCCGCTTGCTCGGAGTCGAGGACATGAAGATCAGCGAGATCCTGCTTCCGACCGACTTCTCGACCGCAGTCGAGACGGCCGCGCTGGTCGCGACGGCGATGGCGCGGGAGGCCGGCGCGCGGCTGCACGTGGTGCACGTCGTGCCCCCGGCCACCGACCCGTCACCGGGCTCGGAGCAGTTGACGCGGCTCGGCCGCCAGCTCGGCACGGGACTCGCCGTCGAGCTCGCGCTCCTCTCCGGCCGCGCGGCCCGGGAGATCACGGCGTACGCGCGCGACAAGGGCATCGACCTCATCGTGATGAGCACCCACGGCCGCACGGGCGTGAGCCGGACCCTGCTCGGCAGCGTGGCCGAAGCCGTCGTGCGGCTCTCGCCGTGCCTCGTGCTGACCGTGCCTATGGCGTTGCCCAAGGCCGCGATGCGCGCGGCATCGACGGCGCCCGCCTTGCCCCAGCGCTGCATCGTTTGCGCGGGCCAGACCGACGACCTCGTCTGCGAAACGTGCCGCGCGCGCATCCGGGGCGAGGCGCTCGAGCACAAGATAGAAACCGAGCGGGCGGGCCGCCGCGGGTCCTCGGCCTGACACCAGGGCCCCGCTAACTCGGCTCGGCCGCGTAGGCTGGTGAGCCCGGCTCGAGCCGCCCGATTTGACTTCTCCCGCCGTCTGTCGGAGTATCCGGTGACATGGCTGGCCGGGACTACGACGCCATCATAGTGGGCGCCAGCTTTGCCGGCTTGGCGGTGGCGCGCCGGCTCACCGGGCGCGTCCTCCTCCTCGACCGAAACGAGGTCGGCGCGGTACAGACGTCGGCCTGCGGCACGCCGCTCTGGGTTCCACAGGCGCTCGGCGTCGCCGACAGCGTGCTCCAGGTCCACGACAAGCTCACCGTGCGGGCCCCGACGCGCACCGTTACCTACGACCTCTCGGCGGTGCCCTTCTGCACGTTCGACTACAAGCGCTTCTGCGAGGGGCTCCTCGAGCAGACGCAGGCGCGTTTCCTCAGGGCCTCCGTGACGGGGGTCGAGGACGGCGCGGTGCTGACGAGCGACGGGCGCTTCACGGCGCCGGTGATCGTGGACTGCTCGGGCTGGCGGGGCGCCCTCGTCAACAGCGGCAGCGGAGCGACGCCTGCGCGCGGTGACTTCTCATTCGGGCTCGAGACACGGACCGCGCTCGAAGACGAGGGGCTGTCCTTCTGGCTCGACGGCAGCCTGATTCCGCGCGGGCTCGGCTGGATCTTCCCCGTTGGCAAGGGCAGCCTCATCGGGCTCGGTTCCTACGTCGGGCTGTCCAAGCTCAAGCCGGCCCTCGAGCGCTTCCTGCGTGA
The sequence above is drawn from the Candidatus Methylomirabilota bacterium genome and encodes:
- the mgtA gene encoding magnesium-translocating P-type ATPase, producing the protein MTPQTFWAAPADVALADAGSSAAGLTSEEAGARLKRVGPNEPAPPRRFEALRELGAFLLNPLVLILLVASAVSAAFGQVVSSLIIACMVLLSVGLNFSQTYQSQMAAQRLRDRVGQRATVLRDGRAHEIPAREVVPGDVVRLSAGDLVPGDGRLLSSKDLFLNEAALTGESLPREKHADAALGPGTSLAEAPTAVLQGTSVVSGLGEAVIVHTGARTEFGQVAAQLAGRAPETEFERGTRQFGMLILQVVLLLVLFVFLVNALVRRDPLESFLFAVALAVGLTPELLPMIVSVTLSRGAVRMARKKVIVKRLAAIENFGSMDILCCDKTGTLTVGEISVARHVNARGEEDEAVIRLAALNSAFQTGLKSPMDEAVLRHEHPDVARYHSRDEIPFDFQRRRMSVVVEDGGERLLITKGAPESVLPACGALELAGASAPLDAAARAGIEALFRSLSADGYRVLAVAYRPVPDQTAYGIADERELRFVGFAAFLDPPREGVAEMLTALKADGVTVKIITGDNELVTQHICRQVGLDADEIVLGDAVERMSDPALAAVAERTQVFARVSPMQKNRIILALRSRGHVIGCIGDGINDAPALRSADVGISVDTAVDVARDAADIILLEKRLDVLHDGVVEGRRSFGNIMKYVLMGTSSNFGNMLSMAVASLFLPFLPMLPLQILLNNFLYDLSQVPIPSDRVDATYTLKPKRWNVAFIRRYMLVIGPLSSVYDFLTFAVMLGVFHADERLFRTGWFVESLATQTLVIFVIRTAGRPWQSRPGAGLACGVCACVATGAIIPFTPLAPWLGFTPLPPLFFAILVLMVVTYLGLVEVVKRWFYRRYPA
- a CDS encoding universal stress protein — protein: MKISEILLPTDFSTAVETAALVATAMAREAGARLHVVHVVPPATDPSPGSEQLTRLGRQLGTGLAVELALLSGRAAREITAYARDKGIDLIVMSTHGRTGVSRTLLGSVAEAVVRLSPCLVLTVPMALPKAAMRAASTAPALPQRCIVCAGQTDDLVCETCRARIRGEALEHKIETERAGRRGSSA
- a CDS encoding TraR/DksA family transcriptional regulator is translated as MTAGKGQLDADRSSEFRGLLREARQQLLRTVVVTDGELASLSAHEPGALVEDSARGVMADLLARLEGRERHELDEIQAAQARLETGSFGVCEDCGGAIPLPRLRAVPWARHCLGCQARDERR
- a CDS encoding NAD(P)/FAD-dependent oxidoreductase, producing the protein MAGRDYDAIIVGASFAGLAVARRLTGRVLLLDRNEVGAVQTSACGTPLWVPQALGVADSVLQVHDKLTVRAPTRTVTYDLSAVPFCTFDYKRFCEGLLEQTQARFLRASVTGVEDGAVLTSDGRFTAPVIVDCSGWRGALVNSGSGATPARGDFSFGLETRTALEDEGLSFWLDGSLIPRGLGWIFPVGKGSLIGLGSYVGLSKLKPALERFLRDRGTVATTYHGTYFPNRLFRPTVGRLFAVGDAAGQCLPLTAEGIRPALYFGVECGRIIQQIFEGRVGLSDGLERYRALVDRYRRAYRILRLAQWAAEHVPTHWFVALTGLAARHPVLPRWWPRYGWFGRFDPDPSPVA
- a CDS encoding CBS domain-containing protein encodes the protein MADRSTERCGAVRDWMTKQPATVAPDSSIGAALARMRRAEVRHLLVVEADRLVGIVSDRDWRRTEAGETPGGWEGQPVTRIMTEDPVTVAPETPVTVAARVLLERKIGCLPVRDGETIVGIFTISDALEALLSALE
- a CDS encoding universal stress protein, whose protein sequence is MAADPAADGLARILVPTDFSAGSERAWAEAGRLAARLGAELVLVHVLVEAPLYSEGRFTMKQARGVFDAARAWAVKTLGEWTATAAAAGLSARWVLRTGVPYKEIVGAAARERADLIVIGTHGRGGLDRALLGSVADRVIRLAPCPVVTVRDTE
- a CDS encoding c-type cytochrome, coding for MAAAIALAATVAFGQDGTALASQGKRLFTEQGCYGCHTIGKAGTPIANDLSQVGSKYPESYLRQWLREPKQQKPRAHMPKIDMADADAGAIAAYLASLK
- a CDS encoding universal stress protein → MTTFRRILHPTDFSRASAPALRRAVALARACRAPLVLLHVMTPPFPFIGEGAPPSGYADLLILARRSARRRLAAALARVRRERVRGQAIFAEGLPADEILRAARRARADLIVMGTHGRTGVSRVFMGSVAERVVRESRCPVLTVRAHGR